Part of the Zingiber officinale cultivar Zhangliang chromosome 8A, Zo_v1.1, whole genome shotgun sequence genome, CTATACAAGAGTCAAGCACACATTAGCTTACTTACCAACATTTTGGCACTGCCAAAATCACAGAGTTTTACTTGATGAGTGTGAGGATTAACCTGAAAATTGATAAATAGATTAAACCAACACTTGGAATAATGTCACGTCTTCATAATTTTGCATTAGAGGACTATAATGTGCTAGAATACATTTGCAAATAACCTTTTATCCTTATATTCATGTAAAGAATCTAGCTAGCTAGTTGGATAATTTTCCCACTTTTCATCCCCTAAATGTACTATTACAATAGATGTTTAGTTCGATAGAGTGTTTAACAAGTGATGGCCTTTCTATCCATGTCATTTGCACAAAATGAGCAGTTTATACTAGAATGCATATCAGCATATGTAACTCCAATATAATCTTTACCAATATGTTCTGTGGTTTAATATCCCGATGGCATACCCCTACAACTTGGTGTATGTAAGAAAGTGCATGAAAAATCTGCAGTCATAAATAAGAACAATCCATTTAGTTAGGAAAAGAGTTAGAAAGAGAGAGAAATCTTTGGAAAAGAAGTAAGGTAGAGCAACAAAATGTGAACCTGGAAGGTATACAGTTTTACATAAAGGAGTGGCATATGTTGGTTCATGCGATTGTAATACTTCAAAGTACGATAAAGAGTGTCGGAGATGTATTCGAGAACAAGGTTGAGGTAGAGCTCATCATTGTCGGTCGTCGAAAAGAAATAATGCTTTAGTTGAACTACATTTGGATGGTCAAGTAAGCGCATAGTTTGTAGTTCCCTATTTTTGTATCTCTTATCCTGTAAAACCTTCTTGATTGCAACTTCTTCTCCTGTTTCTAAACATTTAGCCTGCATTAGAAAAAGGAACCATAAGTTACAACGTTTCAGTTGTTTGAAATCttaaaaaatagataaataaatctataaaaaaaaaacctgAAAAACTACACCAAATGAACCTGTTCCAACAATGCGCTCAGCCTTATATGACATCATCTGCAACATTTTAGTATTAAATCATCTAACCAGTTCGAGATGATagagaaagcaaaaaggaaaCATCAGCATGAACAAGCTGTGATTCAAGCAGATAAGGAAAGTATATCACTGAATTTATCAACATTTGGCAAAGTAAGCAAATtgaattaaactaaaatttaacaATGTTAACAAAATAATGATACCTTCTTAGGCCTGCCATCTCGTCCACCTATCGTGGTTGTGATTATTTGACCCGGCATAGTTCCATTGCCATTTACCAGTATATCATCTTGCACCTGCAAAAACATCATAAATTACATATGTAAGAATGCACTGAAAAGTAATATTTCAAACAAAAGTACATTGCGCAAATAACCTTCTCATGTTGTATATCTACTTTATTATCTCTGATTGCCATTTCATGCATTTTTTTCGGTAGTTGATCGACCTTTGTTGTTGCTTCAGATGTCAATGTTCTTGCATCAACATTCACATCTGACGAAGCCATATGTTGATCTAGAGTAGATATTTTGTTGTTGGCCATAGATTTTTCTGTAAGAACGTCCACTGCATCATCAAAATTTGTAGTTTTCTTTCCAACCTTCACATCCTGTGCGAACATTACATCGTTTGCTTGGTAAACAGATCCAACATAATTTCCAAACAAAATGAGTATGCTAGCCCAAACTGGAATAGGAAGATGGGCAACTCACGGGATCGGGGACGGAAGGGTGACCGGAGGTGATGTTCTTGATTCGCCGCATCATATGCATGTCTTGGTTCCGTCCGCTCTGCTCTTTTCTTCTTCACGCGTAtgaattggaagaagaagaagagagaagagggaAGGAGCTGGTTTTCTCCTCCTTTTTCCAGGATCTCTGTCTCCCCTCATTCTCCCTCCCTTTTGTATCATTCTTCTGGTGCGTTTTTGTCATTTTTAGAAATTGGAAATTGTTTTTTGAGGCGAGGAATGAGAGGTTGGAAATCCAACGCCACCACCGCTGGGTTTCAAGTTTCAAACTATGGTCTTCAGGCGAGCGTGAGAAGCGGTCTGCCGCAACTACTATTTCAACACACGATCACCGCTGTTTCACGTGctcaattaaacaaataaattgcACGAAAACGTGTTGCTCGATTAAATTAAGGATGAGATGATTTATGAACATTTCATGCGCTTTCCATTTTGTTTGATTTGGCAGATCACGTCGGCGGACTCGAATTCGAAGCCAAATCTTTTTGCCCGAAAAGAACATAGTATTGAATGGAAGTTGATACGGCGAGTGAGATGGGATCTCGTGGGGTTTAATGTTAAGAAAGTCTATTGTTGTGGTCATCAAATGACAACTCTGATGTCATACTAAAATAGGTCCAATGTCACATGCTAGGTGCATCGCTCAGTTGGACCGGACTCTATACTCAAATATAGTGGTCGAGCGCAAAATAAACCCCGTCATAAAGTTTGATCGGTCATATTATCTGAGCGGATGTCGAAATCCTCAACATAAACCCAGTTGACTCAAAGGTCAGTCGGACTTTAAGGGCTTAGCTCCTCACTTCTCCAAAATGCAGGGCTCTCAATTGACATCTGCCCCGCCCTAACGCCGGTCTGACTTACGGGGTCCAGCTCCCCATTTTTCATGAGTATAACTCCTAGTCTATAGCCGGGTTTGGCCCAGAGCTAGTCGGACTCTCTCTAGGAGACAGAATTATAAAAGAATCGTAACAATCTATCAGAAAATATGTCATTATTCTGACATATGCATGCAATGAATCATTCCCCCGCTTATAGGAAGGCTGACGTATACATTCCACCACTCGACATATTAAGACACAAGATATTCTCTGTCGCCTCATTAATGTAGAGATTATGAGAGATAGTACAAAAGGGGATtatctccgttggccaggtatgcgcATGAATGCATACGCATCCGCACACTCACACATTTACATTATTGTTCTACTATTCATCGTTTTCTCCATTTCGCTTGACTATTGTTCTGACTTGACCGTCGGAGTGGCTGTGCCAGGGCCCCCTTCCCTAATTCTCGCTCTAACGTTCCTGTTGAGTCTGTTTGTGGTGTACGCAGGTTCGCATGAAacgcctcaattttttttttttacggaCGTCCTGAATCATAAATATACATACAACCATAACATACTCTTGATTTAACTGAGATACTTGGATAGTCCTTAAAACATTTAACTACTAGCCATATTAGGTGTTGGTCATATAGTTCCAAAATTtattctacaaaaggaaacatcCAACTGATGCGAAAACCAAACTAGAAGGTCTTTAAATTGTACTGTCGCTGTCCTGAGCTGGCCCACTTGTCAACGCCTCTTGCCTCATTCGTCTAATTACCTGAGATAGTTAAAATTCGTAAGTCGAGAGACTCAGCACATTCaaac contains:
- the LOC122012841 gene encoding shaggy-related protein kinase alpha-like — protein: MHMMRRIKNITSGHPSVPDPDVKVGKKTTNFDDAVDVLTEKSMANNKISTLDQHMASSDVNVDARTLTSEATTKVDQLPKKMHEMAIRDNKVDIQHEKVQDDILVNGNGTMPGQIITTTIGGRDGRPKKMMSYKAERIVGTGSFGVVFQAKCLETGEEVAIKKVLQDKRYKNRELQTMRLLDHPNVVQLKHYFFSTTDNDELYLNLVLEYISDTLYRTLKYYNRMNQHMPLLYVKLYTFQIFHALSYIHQVVGVCHRDIKPQNILVNPHTHQVKLCDFGSAKMLVPGEPNISYICSRYYRAPELMFGATEYTTAIDIWSVGCVLAELLIGQPLFRGESGVDQLVEIIKVLGTPTNEEIKSMNPNYSEFKFPCMKGHPWHKFFANSVPPEAIDLVSTLLQYSPNLRLTALEACAHPFFDELRDPNTCLLSGKPLPPLFNFTSKELESASPELVRRLLPEH